Proteins encoded within one genomic window of Drosophila willistoni isolate 14030-0811.24 chromosome XL unlocalized genomic scaffold, UCI_dwil_1.1 Seg141, whole genome shotgun sequence:
- the LOC6649148 gene encoding uncharacterized oxidoreductase SSP0419: MEPMTMLVLAFQLLALFSIAGALLIYLICKVREDNEICTAEAQPSRVVLVTSADTALGLQLCTHLANKGCRVFAGMKEAQDSLPAKLLCGWMKIREYSEDPISGTIIPMRLDVTREDVLREATVAMGAHLNADERGIAAVINTSGSVFRGRVESQDVQQWEHMLKTNILGTLRVAKAFVGFLRPTRGRLLYLGGTNGGARTNSTNSSGDGLVAFNASRVAVDKCAEELRKELQPYGVSVVALDTCGMTAESLYKAPVAQTVSANAGAPTQYTADVLSPTALQVIERALWDFTPQQRYTLLSHNKYQFTLPCRSSLRIQRPAVAVANEASATQSV; this comes from the exons ATGGAGCCAATGACCATGCTGGTGTTGGCCTTCCAGCTGCTGGCACTCTTCTCGATTGCCGGTGCGCTGCTCATCTATTTGATATGCAAAGTGCGCGAGGATAATGAAATCTGTACAGCGGAAGCGCAACCGAGCCGTGTGGTCCTGGTCACGAGTGCGGACACGGCATTGGGTCTCCAATTGTGCACACATCTGGCGAATAAGGGTTGCCGAGTGTTTGCCGGAATGAAGGAGGCTCAAGATTCGTTGCCAGCGAAATTGCTTTGCGGCTGGATGAAAATCCGTGAATATAGCGAGGATCCGATCAGTGGCACCATCATACCCATGCGACTGGACGTCACCCGCGAGGATGTGTTGCGTGAGGCAACTGTGGCCATGGGCGCCCATCTAAATGCCGATGAGAGGGGCATTGCGGCCGTAATCAATACAAGCGGCAGTGTCTTTCGCGGTCGTGTCGAATCCCAGGATGTACAGCAATGGGAACATATGCTAAAGACCAATATACTGGGTACATTGCGTGTGGCCAAGGCTTTTGTGGGCTTCTTGCGACCAACCCGGGGACGTCTTCTATATTTGGGCGGCACAAATGGTGGGGCCAGAACCAATTCGACCAATTCGAGCGGTGATGGCCTGGTGGCCTTCAATGCATCGCGTGTTGCTGTCGATAAATGTGCCGAGGAATTGCGCAAGGAGTTGCAGCCATATGGTGTCAGTGTTGTGGCCTTGGACACATGCGGCATGACAGCCGAATCGTTATACAAGGCTCCAGTGGCTCAGA CCGTGTCAGCAAATGCCGGTGCACCCACTCAATATACGGCCGATGTGCTCAGTCCGACGGCCCTGCAAGTGATCGAGCGGGCATTGTGGGATTTTACGCCGCAACAACGCTACACGCTGCTCTCGCACAACAAGTATCAATTCACGCTGCCATGTCGCTCCTCGTTGCGTATCCAGAGGCCAGCCGTTGCCGTGGCCAATGAGGCATCTGCCACACAATCTGTTTGA
- the LOC6649149 gene encoding molybdenum cofactor synthesis protein cinnamon has protein sequence MESITFGVLTISDTCFQEPSKDRSGPRLVNLIQRDFQNSSIVTSYLPDERDLIQRELRKWIDRQDVRVIITTGGTGFAPRDVTPDATKPLLDKDCPQLTMAIALASLQKTKFAALSRGVCGIANNTLILNFPGSEKAVVECFETVSDLLPHALHLMGDEVALVRRTHAEIQGTDQAVKVDSSPALRGHVCPHKTGAGNDHDRNSPFPMLPVDEALSIIFNVIQRSTELEKLVNELSSPVNIPPFRASIKDGYAMKSTGFSGTKRVLGCIAAGDKPSACALQEDECFKINTGAPLPEHADCVIQVEDTKLLQRDKYNNETLVEIMVEPKAGLDVRPIGHDLTKGDAIFPSLDASPVVVNSLLASVGSRQIIRKPKIAIISTGSELLSPKDAPTVGKIYDSNTTMLEQLLTYFGFECIQARVLSDSIEAITDTLSDLFDVVDFVICSGGVSMGDKDYIKPVLEKLNFQLHFGRVNMKPGKPMTFASRQQKYFFGLPGNPVSAFATFHIFALPAIRWAAGWERTKCSLPILNVKLLNDIILDGRPEYVRASVICRNGQLCATVTGDQISSRLQSIVGADVLIHLPGSTSSKPQAKAGDIYSASVLRYDFISKYE, from the exons ATGGAGTCCATAACATTTGGTGTATTGACAA TTAGTGACACCTGTTTCCAGGAGCCGTCCAAGGATCGTAGTGGACCCAGACTGGTTAATCTCATCCAAAGAGATTTCCAGAATTCCAGCATCGTAACCAGTTATTTACCCGATGAGCGGGATCTCATTCAGCGAGAGCTGCGCAAGTGGATAGATCGTCAGGATGTTCGTGTTATCATCACCACTGGCGGCACAGGCTTTGCCCCACGCGATGTCACACCGGATGCCACCAAGCCGCTGCTGGACAAGGATTGCCCACAGTTAACAATGGCCATTGCTCTTGCCTCGCTGCAGAAAACGAAATTTGCCGCCCTATCGCGTGGTGTCTGTGGCATAGCCAACAACACGTTGATTCTCAATTTTCCTGGCAGCGAAAAGGCGGTGGTTGAATGCTTCGAGACAGTTAGTGACCTGTTGCCTCATGCCCTTCATCTCATGGGTGACGAGGTGGCGTTGGTGCGACGCACTCATGCGGAAATCCAAGGTACCGATCAAGCTGTCAAGGTCGACTCCAGTCCGGCTCTACGTGGTCATGTGTGTCCCCATAAAACGGGAGCCGGAAACGATCATGATCGAAATTCACCATTTCCCATGTTGCCCGTGGATGAGGCCTTAAGCATTATATTCAATGTTATCCAGCGTAGCACTGAATTGGAGAAATTGGTCAATGAACTCTCATCTCCGGTGAACATACCACCATTTCGGGCCTCCATCAAGGATGGCTATGCAATGAAATCCACTGGTTTCTCGGGCACCAAACGTGTTCTGGGATGCATAGCCGCTGGCGATAAG CCCAGTGCGTGTGCCTTGCAGGAAGATGAATGCTTCAAAATCAATACAGGAGCTCCCCTGCCGGAACATGCCGACTGTGTCATCCAAGTGGAGGATACCAAGTTGTTGCAACGCGATAAATATAATAACGAAACCCTGGTAGAGATTATGGTCGAACCCAAGGCGGGATTGGATGTGCG ACCAATTGGCCATGATCTGACCAAAGGCGATGCTATATTTCCCAGCTTAGATGCCTCACCGGTTGTGGTCAATTCTCTGCTGGCATCTGTGGGCAGTCGTCAGATTATACGAAAACCCAAAATAGCAATTATCTCAACGGGCAGTGAGCTTCTCTCGCCCAAGGACGCGCCAACAGTTGGCAAAATCTACGACTCTAATACGACCATGTTGGAGCAGTTGCTGACCTACTTTGGCTTTGAGTGCATTCAGGCCAGAGTTCTCAGTGACAGCATCGAAGCTATTACGGACACCTTGTCTGATCTATTTGATGTGGtggactttgtcatttgtagcGGCGGCGTCTCCATGGGCGACAAAGACTATATCAAACCTGTGCTCGAAAAACTCAATTTCCAATTGCATTTTGGACGTGTCAACATGAAGCCCGG aAAACCCATGACATTTGCCAGTCGCCAACAGAAATATTTCTTTGGACTGCCGGGTAATCCGGTTTCTGCTTTTGCCACATTTCATATATTCGCCCTGCCCGCCATACGTTGGGCTGCCGGCTGGGAACGGACCAAGTGCAGCCTGCCCATACTGAATGTAAAG CTGCTTAACGATATTATCCTAGATGGCCGTCCAGAGTATGTGCGTGCCTCAGTGATATGCAGGAATGGACAACTTTGTGCCACTGTCACTGGGGATCAG ATCAGTAGCAGATTGCAGAGTATAGTGGGGGCCGATGTGCTCATACATTTACCTGGCAGCACTTCAAGCAAACCGCAAGCAAAGGCAGGTGATATTTATTCTGCCTCTGTGTTGCGTTACGATTTCATATCAAAATACGAATAG
- the LOC6649150 gene encoding cytochrome c oxidase assembly factor 6 homolog, whose product MSFPDKSERAKCWTARDDYWKCLDENAPKHSSTSGEKVPNACQILRKAFVQSCPGQWVKHFDRKRTYEQFKEKMAKGYDPLEERKGSEKPSK is encoded by the coding sequence ATGAGTTTTCCGGACAAATCCGAACGTGCAAAATGCTGGACGGCACGGGATGATTATTGGAAATGTCTGGATGAGAATGCGCCCAAGCACAGTTCAACAAGTGGCGAAAAGGTTCCCAATGCCTGTCAGATCCTACGCAAGGCTTTCGTACAATCCTGCCCGGGTCAGTGGGTGAAGCATTTCGATCGCAAGCGTACCTACGAGCAGTTTAAAGAGAAGATGGCCAAGGGCTATGATCCGCTGGAGGAGCGCAAGGGTAGCGAAAAGCCCAGCAAATGA